Proteins encoded by one window of Arachis hypogaea cultivar Tifrunner chromosome 1, arahy.Tifrunner.gnm2.J5K5, whole genome shotgun sequence:
- the LOC112778745 gene encoding cell wall / vacuolar inhibitor of fructosidase 1-like: MRNKASTTLTLVLLTLTLLSTTYSDDLIDQTCKKTPYYELCSNIIHSNPATAGDPKGMVVIMINYTVANATDTLNYIEDLIKKVTDHELEHKLTFCAESYIPAIKYVLPQAVGSINRGNFGFANYSISYAEKDIVACNKKFTGNQSPLSSRNGIMLQLLDISAAILKILLNG; the protein is encoded by the coding sequence atgaggaaTAAGGCCTCAACCACGTTAACACTTGTTCTTCTCACTTTGACTCTTCTATCCACAACATATTCAGATGATTTGATAGACCAAACATGCAAGAAGACACCATACTATGAACTCTGTAGCAATATCATCCATTCAAACCCTGCCACCGCAGGTGATCCAAAGGGTATGGTTGTGATAATGATCAACTACACTGTAGCAAATGCCACTGACACTCTCAACTACATTGAAGACCTTATTAAGAAAGTTACTGACCATGAATTGGAGCATAAATTGACCTTTTGTGCTGAGTCATATATCCCTGCTATTAAGTATGTTCTTCCTCAAGCTGTTGGTTCTATAAACCGAGGCAACTTTGGCTTTGCAAATTACTCTATTTCTTATGCTGAGAAAGACATTGTTGCTTGCAACAAGAAATTCACTGGGAATCAGTCACCTTTGAGTTCTAGGAATGGGATTATGCTGCAGCTTCTTGATATTTCTGCTGCAATTCTTAAGATTTTGTTAAATGGctga
- the LOC112703066 gene encoding protein SEMI-ROLLED LEAF 2-like yields MEKPEIWVQICIQRLVELAKKSTTMRRVLDPMFVYFDSGRHCSPPKGLAIMVLSSMTYFMENSGNQQLILAFVIRYLDHKNILHDPHLKTSIIQVATSLAVQIRIGRRLVEFGFVDDLCRHLRKSLQASGKFVEEQELNSNILLQISIEECLLEFFKSLMYGHCST; encoded by the exons ATGGAAAAACCTGAAATATGGGTTCAGATATGTATTCAGAGATTGGTTGAATTAGCCAAGAAAAGTACAACGATGCGTCGTGTATTGGATCCAATGTTTGTTTACTTTGATTCCGGACGACATTGTTCTCCTCCAAAAGGGTTAGCAATAATGGTTTTGTCTAGCATGACCTATTTCATGGAGAATTCAG GGAATCAGCAGTTGATTCTAGCTTTTGTCATACGTTATCTGGACCACAAAAATATTTTACATGATCCCCACCTTAAAACTAGCATTATTCAAGTTGCCACGTCTTTAGCTGTACAAATTAGAATTGGGAGAAGGTTGGTAGAATTTGGTTTTGTTGATGACCTTTGCAGGCATCTTAGAAAAAGCCTTCAAGCCTCTGGAAAATTTGTTGAAGAGCAAGAGCTGAACTCAAATATCTTGCTCCAAATCTCCATTGAGGAATGCTTACTAGAATTTTTCAA GTCTCTGATGTACGGCCACTGCTCGACTTAA
- the LOC112778831 gene encoding cell wall / vacuolar inhibitor of fructosidase 1-like: MRNKASTTLTLVLLSLTLLSTTYSDDLIDQTCKKTPYYELCSNIIHSNPATPSDPKGMVVIIINYAVANATDTLKYIGDLIKKVSDHELQNKLAFCADQSYIPLVKHVLREAVDSINRGDFDLANYYISYAEKDIDACNKKFTGNQSPLSSRNGIMLQLLDISAAILKIL; the protein is encoded by the coding sequence atgaggaaTAAGGCCTCAACCACTTTAACACTTGTTCTTCTCTCTTTGACTCTTCTATCCACAACATATTCGGATGATTTGATAGACCAAACATGCAAGAAGACACCATACTATGAACTCTGTAGCAATATCATCCATTCAAACCCTGCCACCCCAAGTGATCCAAAGGGTATGGTTGTGATCATCATCAACTACGCTGTAGCAAATGCAACTGACACTCTCAAATACATTGGAGACCTTATTAAGAAAGTCTCTGACCATGAATTGCAGAACAAATTGGCCTTTTGTGCTGATCAGTCATATATCCCTCTTGTTAAGCATGTTCTTCGTGAAGCTGTTGATTCTATAAACCGGGGCGACTTTGACCTTGCAAATTACTATATTTCTTATGCTGAGAAAGACATTGATGCTTGCAACAAGAAATTCACTGGGAATCAGTCACCTTTGAGTTCTAGGAATGGGATTATGCTGCAGCTTCTTGATATTTCTGCTGCAATTCTTAAGATTTTGTAA
- the LOC112757307 gene encoding uncharacterized protein: METISQDHSKLDSDTIADSIMPLVETDPSIKVKSIIAEVQSRFNYTISYRKAWLAKQKSIAKVFGGWEDSYQALPWWLSVMVQKIPGSVVQIETRLLYNANEEAQGTLLVAVAQDGNQNIVPMAFALVEGRQLMRALLYQKSVNACCQKRRCGHIDSNFLRAFKVPHLQKLVVNIGYSRMVEEYNINYKRLEERGEAYARWCDAIGLRHWVLAFDEGHRWGHMTTNLVECINSVLKGARNLPVLALVRATYYRLNELFTRKSAETHKRKRAGFTYSIFAQKRIEANMQQTGNIVVHRFDRRNEVFEVRDMANGKVSVVDLARWTCDCGHFQVERLPCRHVIACCANQCLDWQLYVHDVYKMTEIRKVYRFEFTPLRDPETWPAYEGPTLVANPALRRMSKGRPKLTRYLNEMDSCDMRGPRVCRLCGAQGHSRSRCPQRAGPSGGGE, encoded by the exons ATGGAAACGATTTCACAGGATCATTCCAAGTTGGACTCGGATACCATTGCTGATAGTATAATGCCGTTAGTCGAGACTGACCCGTCAATCAAGGTAAAATCTATAATAGCGGAAGTCCAGTCAAGGTTCAACTATACCATCAGTTAccgaaaggcttggttggcaaagcagaagtccATAGCAAAAGTTTTCGGTGGTTGGGAGGATTCTTAccaagccttgccatggtggctcTCGGTCATGGTTCAGAAGATACCTGGGTCAGTTGTGCAAATAGAAACACGCCTACTGTACAACGCGAATGAGGAGGCGCAAG GAACACTCCTGGTCGctgttgcacaagatgggaaccaGAATATTGTGCCTATGGCTTTTGCGCTGGTGGAAGGGAGACAGCTGATGCGTGCACTTCTTTATCAGAAATCTGTGAATGCATGTTGTCAGAAAAGACGGTGTGG GCACATCGACAGCAACTTCCTAAGAGCATTCAAAGTCCCTCACTTGCAGAAGCTTGTTGTCAACATTGGGTATTCAAGAATGGTGGAGGAGTACAACATCAACTATAAGAGGTTGGAAGAGCGAGGCGAGGCATATGCCAGGTGGTGCGATGCCATTGGACTCAGACATTGGGTGTTGGCATTCGACGAGGGGCATCGATGGGGCCATATGACGACCAACCTTGTCGAGTGCATTAACTCAGTGTTGAAGGGTGCCCGTAATCTACCTGTGCTGGCGCTGGTCCGAGCAACATATTATCGGTTAAATGAACTTTTTACACGGAAGAGTGCCGAGACTCACAAACGCAAGCGTGCTGGGTTTACTTACTCCATATTTGCACAAAAGCGGATAGAGGCAAATATGCAACAGACTGGGAATATAGTAGTGCACAGGTTTGACAGACGAAATGAGGTATTTGAGGTGCGCGACATGGCTAACGGGAAGGTGTCAGTTGTTGACCTTGCGCGATGGACGTGTGACTGCGGGCACTTTCAGGTGGAACGACTACCTTGTCGCCATGTTATTGCTTGCTGTGCTAACCAGTGTCTCGATTGGCAGCTGTATGTGCATGACGTGTACAAGATGACAGAGATTCGTAAGGTATATAGATTTGAGTTCACACCGTTACGTGATCCCGAGACATGGCCCGCATATGAGGGACCGACATTGGTCGCTAATCCCGCCTTGAGACGAATGTCGAAAGGTCGCCCCAAATTGACCCGGtacttgaatgagatggattcATGTGACATGCGTGGTCCTCGGGTATGCCGTCTCTGTGGTGCTCAGGGTCATAGTCGGAGTCGATGTCCTCAGCGTGCTGGACCGAGTGGTGGGGGTGAATGA